The genome window taggggagacagTGCATGTTCTTCTCCacagcgcacacacactcacgcacaagTGATATTATGGCTACTTCCACAATGGCACAGTACAGTCATGTAGGGGTCAAGAGGTGGTTGAGTGGGAGaggtgtcagtcagtcagagggtttccctggctgtgtttccctggctgtgtttcCCTGCTGCTCTGATGGAGCATCTGCTGGAGGAAAACATGGAGGCTCTAGGGTGTTGTCCCCGACTGACCCTggatgtctgtctgtttgtctgtctcgcATGTCGCCATGCCAACTACACCACCCCATCCTGTAACTAATCCCACCTACAGAATGTCTGTTGATAGACACCTACAGAATGTCTGTTGATAGACACCTACAGAATGTCTGTTGATAGACACCTACAGAATGTCTGTTGATAGACACCTACAGAATGTCTGTTGATAGACACCTACAGAATGTCTGTTGATAGACACCTACAGAATGTCTGTTGATAGACACCTACAGAATGTCTGTTGATAGACACCTACAGAATGTCTGTTGATAGACACCTACAGAATGTCTGTTGATAGACACTTACAGAATGTCTGTTGATAGACACCTACAGAATGTCTGTTGATAGACACCTACAGAATGTCTGTTGATAGACACCTACAGAATGTCTGTTGATAGACACCTACAGAATGTCTGTTGATAGACACCTACAGAATGTCTGTTGATAGACACCTACAGAATGTCTGTTGATAGACACCTACAGAATGTCTGTTGACAGACACCTACAGAATGTCTGTTGACAGACACCTACAGAATGTCTGTTGATAGACACCTACAGAATGTCTGTTGATAGACACCTACAGAATGTCTGTTGATAGACACCTACAGAATGTCTGTTGACAGACACCTACAAAATGTCTGTTGATAGACACCTACAGAATGTCTGTTGATAGACACCTACAGAATGTCTGTTGATAGACACCTACAGAATGTCTGTTGATAGACACCTACAGAATGTCTGTTGATAGACACCTCTTCTTAGGTCAAGTGTCAAGGCTGGTGGTGCTGCTGACATCAGAATAAGGGTGACAAGGTTTGGGAACCAGCGACTGTCTGTCTCTTGTAGCACAAAACAAAAaagatgaaaatgtatgcactcactactgtaagttgctccggataagagggtctgctaaatgatcaaatgcaaaaacaaatgtaatatctGAGGGAGCGGGAGTCCCGCAGTCCAGCCAGAAGCTCTCTCTGGTTTCCCAAGGATAGGTCTCAGTGTCGTGGAAGGGATCAGACGGATGGTAGGAGAGGAATCATTGGATCGGAGATATGCTGAACTTATTTTCTCTTTCCAGATGTATCCAGATGTTGCTGGTGATGTGCAATCCATTGCAGGTGAGAAGCTAGatatgcgcgtgtgtgtgagtCCATGTTTGTATGgatatgtgtgtatgtctataAACGCGTCTTGGCAAAGGCATTTAGGACCTTCAGATTTTTGCGTTGTGTCCATCGTGTCCTCGTATCCTTCCCCcaaggatggagggagtgggggataGGAGAGAACATGCAGTAGCAGTATGCTTATTGGTACCCGTGTGTCCCGTGTGTGCAGCAGGTGTTTGGCGTGGATGGGGTTAACTTCAGTGTGCACGTGGAGAACCAGACCCGGGTGAGAGACGCTATGAGCCGGCGGCACCACCGGGTCTACCAGCTCTACAGCCGCACTAGCGGCAAACACGTCCAGGTGCTGGGGAGACGCATCAGTGCCCGCGGAGAGGACGGAGACAAAtatggtaagacacacacacacacagacaggcacacaagcacacacacacgcctcaatCCTCCCAGCCTTGGCAGTGGGCAGTGGAGCTTGTCTCCGGAGCACAAAGACCGCATCGACCAACTGCTGACTCAATGATtcaccagagagacacacagagaaagagagagagagtgaaagagaaagaaagcaggagagaggggggagaagccTGCCAGGTAGAGTGTTAGGCAGTGTTAGAAACTCATCTCCTCCATCGATCTATCCATTGATTTTCCATCCTCCCCGTTGTCTTCTCTGGGTTTAAAACAGCAGGCTGCCTCCccctcccctacctccctcccccactcctccccccttcccctttctctctttgtctgtaaTTATGCCTAACCCATTCTTAAACCACGGAGGATCAATGCAGGAAGAAAAAAAGCCCAACGTTAACGCTGGTGTTCATGTTCCTCTGTGTAGACGAATGGGGTTCATGTTACCAGCTCTCCCATTCACAACCATGCCCTTCACAAACATACCACTTCAAGGCCAGCCTTATTACTGCTCCGGGAGCAGATCTGTTCTTGACAAATGGTTCTCAAAAGAAGAAAGACTGTGGTTAACGCCATCAGGCAATGGCAGTAAAGCATTGTGAGAGGGGAAAAAAGaacagagagcgagggggagagcagagaggagggttGAAGGTGCAAACATgtagaggggggggagagagaggaggggagagttaagggaagaagagggagagagaagggtatTGATTTCTTGTGACCCCTTTGTTTACTAAGGTCATGTAGGAACCATTTTAGGgatttcttttaaaaacaagcaCAAGCCCTCTCTCTAAAGACATTGAGTCAGGGCAGTGTTATTACAAGAGAAGGGGAGCAGTACTTTAATATACACAATCAGCTTCACAATGGcatgatgaacacacacacacacactcttaaaaCAACAATCCCTCCTGCAGTGTTTGCTAGACTTCTTCTTCTTATGTAGCCTCGCTCTGTGTCGGCTGTCCTCATGTCTTCCTGTATCTTTTTTCATGAGCCCCATTTGTGATGACCAGTCTCTTGTAAGACCGTCTCTGAACAGGCTTCTTTGACAACTAACCATCTACTCACCCAAGTGTCTGCCTGTCCTCGCTTTGCCATCTGCCTGTGATTGATCTGTCAGTTCAACCTAGGCTATAATCTGTCGCTCTGTCAAGTTGCGTTCCACCTCTTCCCTTATTTTCTGTCCCTTTTGTTTTTGGTGCTCTACCTGTCTGTGGCTCTaacgtctgtctgtccctctgtctgtcccttcaCAAGCCCAGCTTGTAGTGGAGGCCGACACCTTTGGTAGCCAGGTGAGAATCCGTGGCAAAGAAACCAACTTCTACCTGTGCATGAACCGCCGCGGCAAGCTGGTGGGAAAGGTGAGACCTCTTCTGTTTTCTCATGTTCTCAAACAATTACAGCATCATTAGGCTTATGGCAAGAATCACAACAAAATACCCCAAAAAGGGCTGTTTGGAAGCATTCCTGAGCATTTCTTGATTTTTGTTCAGATTGATGGTTTGCTGATCtgcctcttctctcctgtctctctctctgctctctctctgtgtgtgtgtgtgtgtgtgtgtgtgtgtgtgtgtgtgtgtgtgtgtgtgtgtgtgtgtgtgtgtgtgtgtgtgtgtgtgtgtgtgtgtgtgtgtgtgtgtgtgtgtgtgtgtgtgtgtgtgtgtattcgtgtctctgttctctcagAAGGCCAGTAATAAAAGTGAAGACTGCGTGTTCGTGGAGAAGGTTCTAGAGAACCACTACACCGCATTGATGTCATCCCGCTACGCAGGCTGGTACGTTGGCTTCACCAAGCGGGGGCGACCTCGCCGCGGCCCCCACACGCTGCCCAACCAGCAGGACGTCCACTTCATGAAGCGCTTCCCGCCCGGGGAGTACCCTGAAACCACGCCCTTCCGCTTCACAACGGTCAACAAGAGGAGCAAGAGGGTCCGTGCCACCGGGCCCCGCTAGCAGCTAACGCAAATGGCTACCCTCCATCTGCTGCCCATTGCCACCTGTACCTGCTTATTCAGTAATCGCTAACGGGATAACATTGACCCTTCCTCTGGACTTTAATACATGCTAATTAGCTAACCTGAAGCTAATCGCTGACGGGATAACATTGACCCTTCCTCTGGACTTTAATACATGCTAATTGGCTAACCTGAAGCTGATCGATAGTGGGCCAGAGATACACCCAGACTCCTGACCCCACCTAACGCTTCCTGCTACTGGGATAACATGTACCCTCCTCTGGACCCTGATTGGTAGTTTTACTAACTGTGCTAGTGCCACAGTACATCCACTAACGTGACCCTTGACCCTGCTAAGCCGTCACTGCCCCAGGCTCCACGATCTCTGTCCATTGACTGAAGGCCACTAGCTCATAACCCTGCTATCACAACTAGCCCATCAACCTGGCCCACTCCCCTGCCAGGCCCAGAAACTATGACAAGGCCCCTGAAAGCTAGCTAAACTGATGACCAGGCTTTCCAACTTGTGTAGGCCTTGTTTCCCCTCCAACCTCCAAGCTTGAACGTAATGGTGCTATTGCACTGTCACTGGCCAGTTCATCTCTAGTTTAgaacggacaaacaaaaaccGGCCACTTTGCTGGTTTATCAAGCAGCCATGCTTTAAGGTAAACACTATTGCTCTGCTAAACAAGAATGAGTTCAGTGTGTTCTCGAAACTGCGGGTTTAAACTCCTTTTGAGGGCTAAAATGTAGCTAAGCTAGCTACACTGTGATAGCCCCAACCTTACTCACAGGCTTGGACCAGTACAACTATCTGACGCTGTCCAGGACTCACTGGATGATACCCACTAATGGACCaaaagacagagacaggagagacagacagatggacagactgaAAGTCTATGAGACAGTGGCGTCATGCGAGAAACTGTGGAGCAACAGGTGGACAAACAACACGAGGAACACAGGAAGTCAGTGGAGTGGGGATCAAGCCACAGTCAGGGACTAGACAGAATGGCACTGTGGAAAAATGGACAGACTGCTTTGACGcacttctctctgtctcacccccGCCTTAGTGAGAAGAATCTGTCAGACTTGGGGTGAATGAATGtgaatgtatgtacagtatgtgagtgTAAGGGCACCAAAGAACATTTGGGGGGAATCTGGAAAGGGACTAGAGGCCTAAATTATCCCTAGGCAACCTCCCCCAGCAACTCACTGAAGTGACGGAAGCTTTAAGAACTGGAATGTACAAACCAAGCTGAACCAAAAACAAACCAAATCTAATGACCACCAAAGACAACTGGAGACCAGCACCATGACACCTCCCCAATTCCCACTGCCAGGACAGAATACCCTCTTCTTATAGGCTCAGAGGGTGATGACGGGCGCGTGGGGGAAGGGTGCCTTCTCTTCATATATGCGTTGCTATAGAAACGACCCAGGGGATGACGCTCCTGTGCGATACCATGGATACAGAATGCTGCTACCAGGACATTCAGTGAAACACCAAAGTCTTATACACAAAATATAAAGGGAACAATTTATTAAAAGTTATATAAAGAtgacaaaaaaaactaaataagCGATCTTTTTATGATTGTTACTATAATTgttgatattattattataaaattatttcttttatttatttcagctctgTGTGCAGCAGTCTTTCTCGAGTCTGTAAACCTGCTTACAGAAACATGTCTACTGTGTCATAAAGCATCTATacacagcacaggaggttggtggcaccttcattggggaggacgggctcgtggtaatggctggagcggaatggtattaaatacatcaaacaaatcaaatcacattttattggtcacatgcacatggatagcagatgttattgcaagtatggcgaaatgcttgtgcttctagttcccgacattgcagcagtatctaacaagtaatttaacaattccacaactactacctaatacacagaaatctaagtaaagggatggaataagaatatgtacatataaatatatggatgggccATGACCTACCGCCAtagacaagatgcagtagatagtATAAAAATACAGTATACATCTTGGATGAGtagtgcaagatatgtaaacatcattattaaagtggaattaataaagtgactagtgatccatttgttagagtggccaatgatatcaagtctgtatgtaggcagcatactctctgagttagtgattgctgtttaacagtctgatggccttgagattgaaaaacagcttctatctcttggtcccagctttgatgaaccCGTACTGAcatcaccttctggatggtagcggggtgaacaggcagtggctcgggtggttgttgttcttgatctttttggtcttcctgtgacatcgggtgctgtaggtgtcctggagtgcaggtagtttgcccccggtgatgcgttgtgcagaccgcaccaccccctGGTGAGCCCtgaggttgtgggcggtgcagttgccataccaggtggtgatacagcccgacaggatgctctcaattgtgcagctgtagaagtttgtgagggttttaggtgacatggtttccatgtgtttgatgccattccattcgctctgttccagccattattacgagccatcctcccctcagcagcctccgccGATACACAGGTAAACAACCCCTTCACCATCATCATACATTTACAATATTTACTTAACTATGTGGAACATAAGTCTTCCACAAGAGAGTGCAGCCACTGCTGATCTACCATTTTGGGGTTTCTCACCAGGTTTCCTTTGGGTGGCCATGTTTCCTTTTTTGGAAATATATTGACATGTGGGTCTTGTAGGGCCCTATTAGCTTAACAAAACCTTCATTTCTTACTCTACTTATATTCCTGCCCACTGATCTGAAATTACTGTGGAAAATAACAGTAGGCTTCTGCAAAGCAGTAGTATCATTTTTCTTATTCTTGCTCTCAACCCACAGACATACGCCGACACCTAACCCCCTTCATCCCGCCTAACCCACCACACAAACAACCCTCCACCACCATCCCAACACACAATTCTATCAGGGCACTACCATGAGACTTCAACATGGTTGCGTCACAATAAATGTAATCTTGATTTACTGTATTAAATCCTCTTGGCCCCTTCGGGAGATTAGGGCGTCCACCATGGTTCTCTGCCTCACCGTCTTCTATTACCTCTTTAAATTTTGTCTCTCGCCATGAGATCCCCGTTTTACTAAGTTTCCAGCTGGTTTTTGGCCATCCCTGCTTTTGTAAAGAATCTTCCTTTTCCTAAATCTGCACTGAACTGTAAAAACAGGATAGGTGAAACTAAGCAAAGCCTACTGGCCAGTTACTTACACCTGTCCAGTTCGTTCACATCTGAGCCCATGAAGGGAGCAACCAACCttggactattgagatgcagcacATCGCTTACACACTACCtactcccccatccctcccgggAGGTCTTTATAGAGATGTCGCTGCCGAATGACCCAATCACGTCGGCAGACACAAACAGCTGACTCAGGGGGGACAAAGGGCTGTACCCGAGGATTCCAAGGAAGGCAGGAGCATGAGAGTGAGGAATCTGAACTGTAGGGGGGAATCTGGAACATCGCTGCAGTTCCACTCAGAATAATGGAAATATTCTGCAGAGCCAACCCCAGAGTAGAAGGTGTATGGTAATCATTTCGGGGAAAGAATGCCAAATATGTGTGAGAACGGCACTGTGACCTGAGAGCTCCAGGAATTATGGGCCAAAATCCGACAGACCCAGAGTAAGCGCACACCAtatactccacacacactctctctaaacagtcacacacacacagaggtttgtTTTTGTGAAATATCAGGAGTTAAGAGTGTAAAAATtgtattttccctaaccccaaaACCCAACCCGTAAGCTTATAAATAGCATTCTAAAAAAATTGAGGACCTGCAAAAAGTTCTGACTTCTCCAAAAAGTTAACGTTTCAGGACATTCGGGTGAAACGTTAGGATATTGGGTTCCTGATATGTAGGAAAACAAgtgcagtcacacacagacatttCTACACCACCCCACACATCCATATGACACCAGTTATTTACAGTCAGTGCAATACGGGGTACTCTACCACAACCCACACCACAGGCACTCTACTCTTCCCCCTCCAACAAACTTAAAATAAAAAGTTTAACCCACCCATCCGTTGGTGAAGGATAAAGGCTACTGGTATGGAGcctgtttctacagtacagttgCTCCCCAACTCTACCCAAGAGGCTCAGCTATCCCAGTCatgaatggaaccctattccttatatagtgcactacttttgaccagggacaatAGGGAATGGTGCCATTTGCAATGCATGGAAGCTCTGCAGGTTGGAGTTTAACTCTGGCATTTGAAACTACAGTACAACTTggtactaaaaaaaaaaaaaacaacagcCACTTTAGGTTTCATACGAAAGCTGTACTCCCATCTCTAGTACTTTTAAAAAGGAAAACGAAATACTTGTCGCTAAGGAAAACGACATACTGCTACTACAGGGTTGGTTATTCTATTCACACGAGTGGGTAGTGTATTAGAACAAGTTGTAATGGGATATAAGCAGTGTAACTACTTGGGTAGAACTAGTGTTTCACCATATCAGGCTCAGTGATACAGTAGGGTTAGAGCGCCACCCGGTGGCAAAACCTTAGACGACAACGGACACGTTAATGATGCCCAAGTATACTTACCCACCTGCAATGATGTTGAAACGGTCATTAAAGCTAGAATACAGATTTCGTGACACAGCACCACTGTTCGCCCCAGCacgtttgttgttgttttgttgattAAACAGTGTAGAGTGGCTGGTAAtgtggtaaaaaaaataatacataaaaatcacattttgtcacatgcttcgtaaacaacaggtgtagactaacagtgaaattcttacttacgggtccttcccAAAAAATGCTGAGGTAAAATAGAAAACCGGAGAGAATGTACTGCGTTCTTTACTTTTCTAACGGACGTGCGATGACGTAAGTCGGGAAAGAACAGTGTTCGTTGTTATAAGTAACCTCCTTGTCGTCGTAATATCCTaaacggacgtggcagtttcaaCAAATACAGATTTCAGCTTCAAGGACGCAGACGCTAACACGCATCTGGGCACACTTACTAATGCAGCCatacacacaataatgacaagGGATAAACAAACAGACACATACAGTCATTCACGTTAGTTGGCTCAATACCCAATCACTGTCAAGTACTTTATTCACAAtatcattttctttaaaaaaatcatTTTAATATAGAACAATTTTGACAAGAGCACTCAGTTTACAGCTAAATTGCATTCAGAGTTCCAGCTTCTCTCATAACTAA of Salvelinus alpinus chromosome 4, SLU_Salpinus.1, whole genome shotgun sequence contains these proteins:
- the LOC139574183 gene encoding fibroblast growth factor 18-like isoform X2; amino-acid sequence: MRSLLSTLAVLCIQMLLVMCNPLQVFGVDGVNFSVHVENQTRVRDAMSRRHHRVYQLYSRTSGKHVQVLGRRISARGEDGDKYAQLVVEADTFGSQVRIRGKETNFYLCMNRRGKLVGKKASNKSEDCVFVEKVLENHYTALMSSRYAGWYVGFTKRGRPRRGPHTLPNQQDVHFMKRFPPGEYPETTPFRFTTVNKRSKRVRATGPR
- the LOC139574183 gene encoding fibroblast growth factor 18-like isoform X1, yielding MRSLLSTLAVLCIQMLLVMCNPLQQVFGVDGVNFSVHVENQTRVRDAMSRRHHRVYQLYSRTSGKHVQVLGRRISARGEDGDKYAQLVVEADTFGSQVRIRGKETNFYLCMNRRGKLVGKKASNKSEDCVFVEKVLENHYTALMSSRYAGWYVGFTKRGRPRRGPHTLPNQQDVHFMKRFPPGEYPETTPFRFTTVNKRSKRVRATGPR
- the LOC139574183 gene encoding fibroblast growth factor 18-like isoform X4, which gives rise to MLLVMCNPLQVFGVDGVNFSVHVENQTRVRDAMSRRHHRVYQLYSRTSGKHVQVLGRRISARGEDGDKYAQLVVEADTFGSQVRIRGKETNFYLCMNRRGKLVGKKASNKSEDCVFVEKVLENHYTALMSSRYAGWYVGFTKRGRPRRGPHTLPNQQDVHFMKRFPPGEYPETTPFRFTTVNKRSKRVRATGPR
- the LOC139574183 gene encoding fibroblast growth factor 18-like isoform X3; translation: MLLVMCNPLQQVFGVDGVNFSVHVENQTRVRDAMSRRHHRVYQLYSRTSGKHVQVLGRRISARGEDGDKYAQLVVEADTFGSQVRIRGKETNFYLCMNRRGKLVGKKASNKSEDCVFVEKVLENHYTALMSSRYAGWYVGFTKRGRPRRGPHTLPNQQDVHFMKRFPPGEYPETTPFRFTTVNKRSKRVRATGPR